In Nocardioides sp. W7, the genomic stretch CTCCTGGGCCTGACGCCGCTGACGTTCTCGTCGTCGGCCGTCGCGGCCCCGGCCGGGTCGTCCGGCGCGGTCGCGGCCGCCGCCCCCGTCGTACCGCTCGCCGCCCGCGCCAAGCTCCCCCGCGAGCTCAACGACCGCAGCGTCAGGCGGGGCAGCTCCTGGTTCATCAAGGGCCGGGTCAGCCCCGAGGGGTCGCGCAAGGTCGTCGTCTTCAAGCGCAAGCTCGGCCCGCACAAGGCCTGGCGCACCTGGAAGCGGGTCCGGGCCGACCGCAAGGGTCGTTTCGTGGTGCGGGTCGCCTTCCCGAGCGGCACCCGGTCCACCTGGTTCTACAAGGGCGCGGTCAAGAGCACCGCGAGGTACCAGGCCGCGCGCACCGACAAGATCTACACGGCCTGCCGCCGCGCGCGCTGCTAGAGACGTCCTGGACGCGACCGAGGCCCGGCCCCCGCAGGGGGACGGGCCTCGGTGCTTGTCGCGGAGCCGGTGGGCTGGGTCTCAGACCACGGTCCAGGTGTCGCCGCCGCCGATCAGGGCGGCCAGCCGCTCGGTGGGCGTGCCGGGGGTGGCCTCGCTCGCCGAGGTGACCTGGGCGCGGGCCTGGTCGTCGTACGTCGGGCGAGCGACCTGGCGGAAGATGCCGATCGGCGTCTGGTTGAGGTAGCCCATGTCGGTGAGCCGCGAGATGGCGAACGCCTGCGAGGGGTCGGGGTTCGCGGCGTCGTGGACGAGCAGGGCGTCGGTCCCCACATCGGCGACCTCGACGATCTTGACGCCGCCGGACGAGTTGTCGCGGACCAGGCCCTTGGTGCCACCGCTGAACGTGATCGGCTCCCCGTGGACCAGGGGGATGATCGCGTCGGCCTTGGTGTCGTTGTTCTTGATCGCGTCGAAGGCACCGTCGTTGAAGATCGGGCAGTTCTGGTAGATCTCGACCAGCGAGGTGCCGCGGTGGGCGGCGGCGGCCGAGAGCACCGAGGTGAGGTGCTTGCGGTCGGAGTCGATGGTCCGGGCGACGAACCCGGCCTCGGCGCCCAGGGCGAGGGAGACGGGGTTGAAGGGGTGGTCGACCGAGCCCATCGGCGTCGACTTGGTGACCTTGCCGGCTTCCGAGGTGGGGGAGTACTGGCCCTTGGTGAGGCCGTAGATCCGGTTGTTGAACAGCAGGATCGTCATGTTCACGTTGCGACGCAGCGCGTGGATCAGGTGGTTGCCACCGATCGAGAGCGCGTCGCCGTCTCCGGTGACGACCCAGACCGAGAGGTCCGCGCGGGCGGTGGCGATCCCGGTCGCGATCGAC encodes the following:
- a CDS encoding 2-oxoacid:ferredoxin oxidoreductase subunit beta, encoding MSTEQLPFPGVRSGVEDVPSADEAQTAKQFTSDQEVRWCPGCGDYAVLKAVQGFLPELGLRRENIVFVSGIGCSSRFPYYLDTFGMHSIHGRAPSIATGIATARADLSVWVVTGDGDALSIGGNHLIHALRRNVNMTILLFNNRIYGLTKGQYSPTSEAGKVTKSTPMGSVDHPFNPVSLALGAEAGFVARTIDSDRKHLTSVLSAAAAHRGTSLVEIYQNCPIFNDGAFDAIKNNDTKADAIIPLVHGEPITFSGGTKGLVRDNSSGGVKIVEVADVGTDALLVHDAANPDPSQAFAISRLTDMGYLNQTPIGIFRQVARPTYDDQARAQVTSASEATPGTPTERLAALIGGGDTWTVV